GATGTCGCACCGGCTGTACGCACTTGGCGGCACGAACCCGGGACGGGGCGGCTGTCCGTGCGGAATCTATGTCACGGACGGTAGCGTGTCGCCCGTGTTCCCTACCGTCCGTGAGGTCCTCGCGCTGGACCCGGTCCGCCACGGTGCTCCGCGCCTGGTCGCCGGGGACGCCGGTCTCGACCGCCCGGTGCGCTGGGTGCACGTGACCGAGGTGCCCGACATCGCCCCGCTGCTCGGCGGTGGCGAGCTGGTGCTCACCACCGGGATCGGGCTGCCCGCCGACGACGCCGGTCTGCGCGCCTTCATCGGCGACCTGGCGGACGTGGGCGTCTCCGGCCTGGTCGTCGAGCTGGGCCGCCGGTACGTCAGCGGGGTGCCCCGGGTGATGGCCGCCGCCGCCGAGCGGCGCGGGCTGCCCCTGGTCGAGCTGCGGCGGGCCACCCCGTTCGTCCGGATCACCGAGGCCGTGCACGCGCTGATCGTCGACGCCCAGCTGACCGAGCTGCGGGCCACGGAGGAGATCCACCAGCGCTTCACGGAGCTGTCGGTGGAGGGCGCCGGCCCCGGCGAGGTGGTGCGGCAGGCCGCCGACCTCTCCGGCTGCCCGGTGGTGCTGGAGAACCTCTCCCGGCAGGTGCTCGCGTACGACCCGGCGGGGGAGAGCGCCGAGCTGCTGCTGGACTGCTGGGAGCAGCACTCGCGGCGGATCCGGCCGGCGGGGCGGACCGCGTACGACGGCGACAACGGGTGGCTGGTGACCACGGTGGGCGCCCGGGGGCAGGACTGGGGGCGGCTGCTGCTGCGCTGGCCCGGCGGGGGCGACCTGGCGGCGGGCCGGCGCGTGTTCGACCCCGCCGAGGAGGGCGGCGCGCCCGTCGGCGTCGCCGCGCCGCCCGTGGTCCCGCCCACCCGGTTGACCATCCTCGTCGAGCGGGCCGCCTCGACGCTGGCCCTGGGCCGGCTGATCCGGCGCGACGCCGAGGGCCTGGAGCGGCAGATCCACCGGACGCTGCTCACCGCCCTGCTCGACCACTCGCTGCCGGTGGACGAGGTCGCCCTGCGGGCCCGGGCGCTCGGCGTGGTGCTGGAGCGCCGGCACCTGGTCGGGGTGGTGGTCCGGCACCGGATCGACGACCCGGCGGGGGAGGGCGGCGCGGCCCCGGACCAGGGGCACCCGGGCGGTCCGGAGGCCGGCCCGGCGCGGCTGCGTGATCTCGCCGAGGCGGTCGGGCAGGCGTTGCACGAGGCGAAGCTGACCGGGCTGTCCAGCGCCATCGACGACCACGCCGTCGGCGTGCTGCTCGCCCTGCCGGAGCCGGCGGCCGAGGAGCGGTCGCTGGCCGCGTTCGCCACCGCGCTGCACCGCACCCGCCCGGACACCCCCGCCCGCTCGGACGGCCATGTCCGCCCGGACGGTCATTCCCGCCTGGGCGGCTCCGCTCGTCCCGACGGCCAGGTCCGCCTGGGCGGCGCCGTCCGTGGTGACGGAGCGGCCTGGTCGGGCCCCGTCCGTGGTGACGGAGCGGCCCGGTCCAACGGCCGGGCGAACGGCGTGGCCCGGCCGGCAGGCGGCGGACTGCTCATCGCGGCCGGTTCCGGCGTGCCCGGCCTGCGGGAGGCGCGTCGGTCGCTGATCGAGGCCCGGCAGGTCGCCGATGCCGCCCGGCGGGACCGGCGGGATCTGCCGGTCTTCCGGCTGCCGCACGTCGGGCTGGCGGGGCTGCTGCACCTGCTGCGCGACGAGCCCCGGTTGCAGACCTTCGTCGAGCGGGAACTCGGCGCACTGCTGACCCACGACGCGCAGCACCCGCGGGAGCAGCTGCTGGGCACCCTACGGGCGTACCTGGAGCAGGGCCGCAACAAGTCGGCGGCGGCCGGGGCGGCACACCTGTCCCGACCGGCCTTCTACGAGCGGCTGGCCCGGATCCGCCGCGTCCTGGACGTGGACCTCGACTCCGTCGAGGCCTGCCTCTCCCTGCACGTGGCCCTGCTGGCCCTCGACGCCATCCGCACCCCCTGACCCGCCAGCCCCCGCAGCTCCCGCCGCCAGCCCCTCTCCGCCAGCTCCCGCCGCCAGCCCCTCTCCGCTGTCGATCATGAGGTTGGCGGGGAGGAATCGCCCGACCTGCGCCGCCAACCTCATGATCGACGCGGGGCGGGGGGCGGGGACGGGGTGGGACGGGGACGGGGACGGGGACGGGGTGAGGTGGGTGGGTCAGGTGAGGGCGGCGAGGGCCTTCGCGTAGGGCGGGGGGACGTGGTTCGGGCCGCCCGGGGTGAAGACGTCGGAGCCGGCGGCGGCCGACCAGGCCGTGTCGGGTACGGCGTCGACGAGGGCGCGCACGACGGGGGCGTCGCGCCACTGGTCCTGCTCGGCCAGCAGGCTCAACGCCACCACGGACTCCTCCACCTCGCCGACGCACTCGAACGGCTTGTGCCCGTCCACGCCCAGCAGCTCCCGGTAGCCGGGGATCTGCGTGGGGTCGGCGAGCAGGTCGCCGCCGAAGATGTGGGTGATCCGCTCGCGCGACATGAACGGCGCCATGGCCAGGAAGACGAACCGGCACTTCGGGCAGTCACGGCACCAGCGCTCGCTGGCGTCGCGCAGCTTGAACGCGGCGTTGCAGCTCGTCACGACGTCGTCGTAGCGGTCGATCTCGGCGAACGACCGGGCGATGTGCAGCTCCGACAGCGAGCGCAGCAGCGAGAAGTACGGCTCGGTCAGCCCGGCGTGCGCGGCCAGCGCGGCCCGCAGCAGCCCCTCCGCCTCCACGCCCTTGGACCACTGGTGGTTGATCTCGTGGCCGTTCCAGACCAGGTTCGGGTCCGACGCCGAGCGCTCGTTGGACATCACCACCGGGCCGAGCCCGTGCAGCACCGCCGTGGCGACGGCGATCAGCGAGTTGATCGCGGTGACCGGGATGTGGCCGTTGAGCGCCCCGGCGGCGTTCAGCTCGAACAGCACCGGGTCGATGCGCCGCCGGGCGGCGAGCGGGGCCAGCCCGGACGCCTCGTTCACCGCGACGATCACGTGGTTCGGGTTGACCGAGAACGGCACCGGGTCGAAGCCCGCCCGGCGCAGGGCCTCCAGGCTGACGATGGAGTCCTTGCCGCCGCCCACCGCGGAGAGCGGACGCCGGTCGGAGTCGTCGTACTCCCGGGCCGGGGAGACCGTGCCGGGCGGCACCTCCGGGCGCAGCTCGAGCACGTGCGGCAGCTGGTTGCGGTACGCGTACTCCGCGAGGCCCTTGGTGTAGACGGCCGTGACCAGCTCGGTGGCGGCCGTGCCCAGCGGCGCCGGCAGCACCAGGCGGGGCGGGGCGGCGGCCTTGTAGTAGCTGACGCCGGCGACCACGTGCAGCAGTTCCAGCACCCGGCCCAGGGTCGCCACGGTCTCGTCCGACGGCGGCGCGTCCGGCAGCGGGAGGGTGACCACCTCGGTGAACCGCTGCTCGCCGTCGGGGCCGGTGAGGGCGTAGTCGAACAACACCTCCCCGGTGGAGAGGTCGATCGAGTAGGACGGGAAGGTGAAGGCGTCCATCCGCCGGAGCTGCTCGTTGGGCACACGCCATACTAGGCCCTGGTTCGTCCGGCCGTGTCCGGCTGCGCCGGACCCGCCCCTGCCCCGCCCGCCAACACCCCCTGAGGAGAGCCCGTGCGCCTGTCTGACCTGCGCGGACGTACCGTCGCCGTCTGGGGGGCCGGCCGGGAGGGCCGGGCCGCGGTGACCGCGATCGCCGCGCACGGCCCGGCCGACCTGGTCGCCGTCGACGACAGCGCCAACTTCCTCAGCCTGCCCTGGGAGGGCCCGCTGGCCGAGGCGGCGCCGCTGGTCACCGGCGAGGAGGGCTTCGCCCGGCTGGCCGCCGCCGACGTGGTGGTCCGCTCGCCCGGCGTGCCGCAGACCCATCCGTGGCTGGTCGAGCTGCGCCGGCGCGGCGTGACCGTGACCCAGGGCACGGCGCTGTGGATGGCCGACCACGCCGCCCGCACCGTCGGCGTCACCGGCAGCAAGGGCAAGAGCACCACCTCCAGCCTGATCAGCCACCTGCTCGCCGCCGTGGACCGGCCGAACGTCTTCGGCGGCAACATCGGCGTGCCGACGCTGGACCTGCCGGAGGCGGAGCTGTACGTGCTGGAGCTCTCCAGCTACCAGTGCAGCGACCTGACCGACTCGCCCCGGGTCGCGGTCGTCACGGCGCTCTTCCCCGAGCACCTCGACGCGCACGGCGGCGAGCGCGAGTACTACCGGGACAAGCTCAACCTGCTCGCGCACGGGCCACGGACCGTGGTGGTCAACGGCGCCGACCCGAGGCTCGCCCTCGAACTGGGCGACCGCGCGGCGGTACGCGCCGGCCTGCCGGACACCGCGCACGTGGCCGGCGGCGCGGACGGCACGCCCTGGTTCCACCTCGGCGACCGGCCGCTGTTCCCGCGCGCGGTGCTGCCGCTGGTCGGCCGGCACAACGAGGGCAACCTCTGCGTCGCCCTCGCCGTGCTCGACGCGCTCGGCGTCGACGTGGTGGCTCGCAGGGACACCCTGGCCGTGGCGGTCGCCGAGTTCCAGGGACTCGCCCACCGGCTCACCGAGATCGCCGACCCGTCCGGTCTCACCTTCGTCGACGACACCCTCGCCACCAGCCCGTACGCGGCCATGCACGCCATCGACGCGTACGAGGGGCGACCGTTGACGGTGATCGTCGGCGGCACCGACCGGGGCCTGGACTACGCGCCGCTGCGCGAGCACCTCGCGGAGCGCGAGCTCACCGTGCTCGGCATCCCCGACAGCGGCGCCCGGATCGTCGAGGCGCTCGCCGGTTTGCCGCAGGTGCGCACCGAGGTGGTCGACGACCTGGTCGACGCCGTGCGGCTGGCCCGCGAGCTGACCCCGGCCGACGGGGTGGTG
Above is a genomic segment from Micromonospora sp. M71_S20 containing:
- a CDS encoding PucR family transcriptional regulator, with protein sequence MSHRLYALGGTNPGRGGCPCGIYVTDGSVSPVFPTVREVLALDPVRHGAPRLVAGDAGLDRPVRWVHVTEVPDIAPLLGGGELVLTTGIGLPADDAGLRAFIGDLADVGVSGLVVELGRRYVSGVPRVMAAAAERRGLPLVELRRATPFVRITEAVHALIVDAQLTELRATEEIHQRFTELSVEGAGPGEVVRQAADLSGCPVVLENLSRQVLAYDPAGESAELLLDCWEQHSRRIRPAGRTAYDGDNGWLVTTVGARGQDWGRLLLRWPGGGDLAAGRRVFDPAEEGGAPVGVAAPPVVPPTRLTILVERAASTLALGRLIRRDAEGLERQIHRTLLTALLDHSLPVDEVALRARALGVVLERRHLVGVVVRHRIDDPAGEGGAAPDQGHPGGPEAGPARLRDLAEAVGQALHEAKLTGLSSAIDDHAVGVLLALPEPAAEERSLAAFATALHRTRPDTPARSDGHVRPDGHSRLGGSARPDGQVRLGGAVRGDGAAWSGPVRGDGAARSNGRANGVARPAGGGLLIAAGSGVPGLREARRSLIEARQVADAARRDRRDLPVFRLPHVGLAGLLHLLRDEPRLQTFVERELGALLTHDAQHPREQLLGTLRAYLEQGRNKSAAAGAAHLSRPAFYERLARIRRVLDVDLDSVEACLSLHVALLALDAIRTP
- the murD gene encoding UDP-N-acetylmuramoyl-L-alanine--D-glutamate ligase encodes the protein MRLSDLRGRTVAVWGAGREGRAAVTAIAAHGPADLVAVDDSANFLSLPWEGPLAEAAPLVTGEEGFARLAAADVVVRSPGVPQTHPWLVELRRRGVTVTQGTALWMADHAARTVGVTGSKGKSTTSSLISHLLAAVDRPNVFGGNIGVPTLDLPEAELYVLELSSYQCSDLTDSPRVAVVTALFPEHLDAHGGEREYYRDKLNLLAHGPRTVVVNGADPRLALELGDRAAVRAGLPDTAHVAGGADGTPWFHLGDRPLFPRAVLPLVGRHNEGNLCVALAVLDALGVDVVARRDTLAVAVAEFQGLAHRLTEIADPSGLTFVDDTLATSPYAAMHAIDAYEGRPLTVIVGGTDRGLDYAPLREHLAERELTVLGIPDSGARIVEALAGLPQVRTEVVDDLVDAVRLARELTPADGVVLLSPAAPSYGRFRNFEHRSEVFAQAVRDTAG